One part of the Symphalangus syndactylus isolate Jambi chromosome 1, NHGRI_mSymSyn1-v2.1_pri, whole genome shotgun sequence genome encodes these proteins:
- the NAPG gene encoding gamma-soluble NSF attachment protein, which yields MAAQKINEGLEHLAKAEKYLKTGFLKWKPDYDSAASEYGKAAVAFKNAKQFEQAKDACLREAVAHENNRALFHAAKAYEQAGMMLKEMQKLPEAVQLIEKASMMYLENGTPDTAAMALERAGKLIENVDPEKAVQLYQQTANVFENEERLRQAVELLGKASRLLVRGRRFDEAALSIQKEKNIYKEIENYPTCYKKTIAQVLVHLHRNDYVAAERCVRESYSIPGFNGSEDCAALEQLLEGYDQQDQDQVSDVCNSPLFKYMDNDYAKLGLSLVVPGGGIKKKSPATPQAKPDGVTATAADEEEDEYSGGLC from the exons ATGGCGGCTCAGAAGATAAACGAGGGGCTGGAACACCTCGCCAAAGCAGAGAAATA CCTGAAAACtggttttttaaaatggaagCCAGATTATGACAGTGCCGCTTCTGAATACGGAAAAGCAG ctgttgcttttaaaaatgccaaaCAGTTTGAGCAAGCAAAAGATGCCTGCCTGAGGGAAGCTGTTGCCCATGAAAATAATAGGGC TCTTTTTCATGCTGCCAA AGCTTATGAGCAAGCTGGAATGATGTTGAAG GAGATGCAGAAACTACCAGAGGCTGTTCAGCTAATTGAGAAAGCCAGCATGATGTATCTAGAAAATGGCACCCCAGACACAGCAGCCATGGCTTTGGAGCGAGCTGGAAA GCTTATAGAAAATGTTGATCCAGAGAAAGCTGTACAGTTATATCAACAGACAGCTAATGTGTTTGAA AATGAAGAACGCTTACGACAGGCAGTTGAATTACTAGGAAAAGCCTCCAGACTACTAGTACGAGGACGTAG GTTTGATGAGGCGGCACTCtctattcaaaaagaaaaaaatatttataaggaaATTGAGAATTATCCAACTTGTTATAAG aaaacaatTGCTCAAGTCTTAGTTCATCTACACAGAAATGACTATGTAGCTGCAGAAAGATGTGTCCGGGAGAGCTATAG CATCCCTGGGTTCAATGGCAGTGAAGACTGTGCTGCCCTGGAACAGCTTCTTGAAGGTTATGACCAGCAAGACCAAGATCAAGTGTCAGATGTCTGCAACTCACCGCTTTTCAAGTATATGGACAATGAT TATGCTAAGCTGGGCCTGAGTTTGGTGGTTCCAGGAGGGGGAATCAAGAAGAAATCACCTGCAACACCACAGGCCAAGCCTGATGGTGTCACTGCCACAGCTGCTGATGAAGAGGAAGACGAATACTCAGGAGGACTATGCTAG